Proteins from a genomic interval of Sporolactobacillus sp. Y61:
- the pfkA gene encoding 6-phosphofructokinase produces the protein MKKIGVLTSGGDAPGMNAAIRSVVRSGIYQGAEVYGIYHGFKGLITGNIRKLEAADVGDIVQRGGTMLYTARCEEFKTEEGRATAIEQLKKFGIQGLVVIGGDGSFMGGVKLTQLGFPTIGIPGTIDNDIPETDFTLGFDTALNTIIDAIDKIRDTATSHERQFIIEVMGRGCGDLALWSGLADGAETILVPEHKENIETVVKRLNHGKVRGKKHSIIVLAEGVGSAMDVADEIKNHANMDTRITVLGHVVRGGSPTAFDRVLASRMGHKAVELLLKGDKGKMIAIQNNKIVAHDILDLLSKKHVFDEKLYELAKILSI, from the coding sequence GGTATGAACGCTGCCATTCGGTCCGTTGTCCGGTCGGGAATCTACCAGGGCGCGGAGGTCTATGGTATTTATCATGGTTTTAAGGGCCTGATCACCGGGAACATCCGGAAACTTGAAGCAGCCGATGTCGGAGATATTGTTCAGCGTGGCGGAACCATGCTGTATACAGCCCGCTGTGAAGAATTCAAAACAGAAGAAGGCCGTGCCACTGCTATTGAACAGCTGAAGAAGTTTGGCATTCAGGGCCTGGTTGTCATAGGCGGCGACGGTTCATTCATGGGCGGCGTCAAACTGACCCAGCTTGGCTTTCCAACCATCGGTATTCCCGGTACGATTGACAACGATATTCCGGAAACTGATTTTACACTGGGTTTCGACACGGCACTCAATACGATCATTGATGCCATCGATAAAATTCGTGATACCGCCACCTCTCATGAACGGCAGTTCATCATTGAAGTGATGGGACGCGGATGCGGTGACCTTGCGTTGTGGTCCGGACTTGCTGACGGTGCGGAAACGATACTCGTGCCGGAACACAAGGAAAATATCGAAACGGTCGTCAAACGTTTGAATCACGGGAAGGTACGCGGGAAAAAGCACAGTATTATCGTCCTGGCCGAAGGTGTGGGCAGCGCTATGGATGTAGCGGACGAAATCAAGAATCATGCCAATATGGATACCCGTATTACGGTACTTGGCCATGTTGTCAGAGGAGGTTCGCCAACTGCGTTCGACCGTGTGCTGGCCAGCCGTATGGGCCATAAAGCTGTAGAACTGCTTCTGAAGGGTGACAAGGGCAAAATGATTGCTATTCAGAATAACAAAATTGTCGCACATGATATTCTCGATTTACTTTCGAAAAAACATGTGTTTGATGAAAAATTATATGAGTTAGCAAAGATTTTATCCATATAA